In Plantibacter sp. PA-3-X8, one DNA window encodes the following:
- the radA gene encoding DNA repair protein RadA encodes MAKAPSPAFRCTECGWTTAKWAGRCGECQQWGTVVEASAPTGVLGKLTPIRATDERAARPITQASADEAPRWSSGIAEFDRVLGGGIVPGAAILLSGEPGVGKSTLLLEVASRAAKTGARVLYVSAEESVGQVRLRAERTGALHDDLYLASETDLATILGHIDQVQPKLLIVDSVQTVSSSQSDGLAGQPGQVREVSAVLTRIAKERDLPILLVGHVTKDGSIAGPRLLEHLVDVVCQFEGDRHTALRFLRAQKNRFGATDEVGCFEMAGDGIAEVPDPSALFLSQNEPVAGTCVTIVMEGRRALPVEVQALINKTQAPNPRRVTNGVDPSRVAMILAVLHGRYSYDLTDHDVYISTVGGVKISEPAADLAIALALVSVIRDLALPRDLAAYGEISLSGEVRPVSVAKQRGSEGNRLGYRLLLNSDVSNDLKSVLGIAKTAAEAVQPARRERELDAAF; translated from the coding sequence CAGCAGTGGGGCACGGTCGTCGAAGCCTCGGCTCCCACCGGCGTCCTCGGCAAGCTGACCCCGATCCGCGCCACGGACGAACGCGCCGCACGCCCCATCACCCAGGCAAGTGCCGACGAGGCACCACGCTGGTCGAGCGGCATCGCCGAGTTCGACCGGGTGCTCGGCGGCGGCATCGTCCCCGGCGCCGCGATCCTCCTCTCCGGCGAGCCGGGCGTCGGCAAGTCGACCCTGCTGCTCGAGGTCGCGTCCCGAGCGGCGAAGACCGGCGCCCGCGTCCTCTACGTCAGCGCCGAGGAGTCGGTCGGCCAGGTCCGCCTCCGCGCCGAACGCACCGGGGCACTCCACGACGACCTCTACCTCGCCTCCGAGACCGACCTCGCCACCATCCTCGGCCACATCGACCAGGTGCAGCCCAAGCTCCTCATCGTCGACTCCGTCCAGACCGTGTCCTCCTCGCAGTCCGACGGCCTCGCCGGGCAACCCGGCCAGGTCCGCGAAGTCTCCGCCGTGCTCACCCGTATCGCCAAGGAACGCGACCTCCCGATCCTCCTCGTCGGCCACGTCACGAAAGACGGCTCGATCGCCGGCCCCCGGCTCCTCGAGCACCTCGTCGACGTCGTGTGTCAGTTCGAAGGCGACCGCCACACCGCGCTCCGCTTCCTCCGCGCGCAGAAGAACCGCTTCGGCGCCACCGACGAGGTCGGCTGCTTCGAGATGGCCGGCGACGGCATCGCCGAGGTCCCCGACCCCAGCGCCCTCTTCCTCAGCCAGAACGAACCCGTGGCCGGCACCTGCGTCACCATCGTCATGGAAGGCCGACGCGCCCTGCCCGTCGAGGTCCAGGCGCTCATCAACAAGACGCAGGCACCGAACCCCCGTCGCGTCACCAACGGCGTCGACCCCTCCCGCGTCGCGATGATCCTCGCGGTGCTGCACGGCCGCTACTCCTACGACCTCACCGACCACGACGTCTACATCTCCACCGTCGGCGGCGTGAAGATCAGCGAACCGGCAGCCGACCTCGCGATCGCCCTCGCCCTGGTCTCGGTCATCCGCGACCTCGCCCTTCCCCGCGACCTCGCGGCCTACGGCGAGATCAGCCTCAGCGGCGAAGTGCGCCCGGTGAGCGTCGCGAAGCAGCGCGGCTCGGAGGGCAACCGCCTCGGCTACAGGCTGCTGCTCAACTCCGACGTCAGCAACGACCTCAAGTCGGTGCTGGGCATCGCGAAGACCGCAGCCGAGGCAGTACAGCCCGCCCGACGCGAACGCGAGCTCGACGCGGCCTTCTGA
- a CDS encoding SseB family protein, whose protein sequence is MAKQKRPEFRSEPLAAALAAGDMVAVALALRNGRFVVPLMKPGNPDKPTETGEVWMFRQPETARLALLLFSDAKNKPAALPPYVGLHDGTWLASFLRTYGDDIETVLFDVAGPHSLQASPEELLRVLELEAPAAE, encoded by the coding sequence ATGGCGAAGCAGAAGCGACCCGAGTTCCGTTCCGAGCCTTTGGCCGCGGCCCTCGCCGCCGGCGACATGGTGGCCGTGGCCCTCGCCCTGCGGAACGGGCGGTTCGTCGTCCCGCTCATGAAGCCGGGTAACCCCGACAAGCCGACCGAGACCGGTGAGGTCTGGATGTTCCGTCAGCCCGAGACCGCGAGGCTCGCGCTGCTCCTCTTCTCCGATGCGAAGAACAAGCCGGCCGCTCTGCCGCCCTACGTCGGCCTGCACGACGGCACCTGGCTGGCGAGCTTCCTCCGCACCTACGGCGACGACATCGAGACGGTGCTCTTCGACGTCGCCGGTCCGCACTCGCTGCAGGCCTCGCCGGAGGAACTGCTGCGGGTCCTCGAGCTCGAGGCGCCGGCCGCCGAATAG